The nucleotide sequence tattatttattacatatcaatatatatatatgtatatatatattaaataagtaaacatataaatttactatttatgAGACATTACttgttaaaatgttaaattaaatttactttgatttcttttttggaaGTTTTGGTACTTGTGAAGTTTGATATAAGGTCCATAAAACTAGACCTATTCCAAAAGCATTAATACCTCTGAATAtgttagtttttaaattttcgttcatCATGATGAATCTTATTTCTGAGCTTTTctctgaaacaaaattaaataaatcgataatcatttttcataatgGGATGATTAATATTgagagatattattatataatatataatataatttaatatataatataattataataagatatagtagattataatatataatattatttatatattatttatattatttatatagtaaaatattttttatacatacataatctACAGTATTATGCTCGTATGGTTTAGAAATATCTATACCATCACAAACTATTGAAGAAGCAAAATGTATGATGCAACACTGTCTTATTTCCTCTAGTACTTTCTCGCAACGTGATGGTTGATATAcgttatctaaaattaatcgacttaaaaatatatatatatttaatataaagaaaaattagaagtaataaatttatcataacctcaaataaaattacacgaatGATACCTTTTAAACACTGCTGTAATTTACATGCAAACTTTTTACATGGATCACTTGGATCACTTTTCGTcatacgaaaaaattaaatctatttgtAGATTTATAAACGTTCAATGAagtaaatcttatataatctAATGTTACAATTAGATCGATCGTACCGCTAatgggaataaaaaatattttaaaattaaatttttcaatataaaatgcgcaaatacaatattttcattaaaaatttaaatatatattaataataatattttaataatttaaataattaaatttttacctttAATAAGCTTGCAAcaagatatagaaaaaattacttGAATAACCTTATAACTCACATACAATATAACAATACTAGATAGATGGCACTCTAAAACTGCGTCATAGCAgactaaaaattttcatagagATATATACACATAGTGTCATCAACGAATGTGTT is from Apis mellifera strain DH4 linkage group LG2, Amel_HAv3.1, whole genome shotgun sequence and encodes:
- the LOC725491 gene encoding cx9C motif-containing protein 4 isoform X2 yields the protein MTKSDPSDPCKKFACKLQQCLKDNVYQPSRCEKVLEEIRQCCIIHFASSIVCDGIDISKPYEHNTVDYRKAQK